The Candidatus Sulfotelmatobacter sp. genomic interval CTCGGCGCGACCGTGCAGGTGATCCCGCACATCACCAACGAGATCAAGGCGCACGTCACCCGCGTCGCCGAGCGCAGCGGCGCGGAAGTCTGCATCGTCGAGGTCGGCGGTACCGTCGGCGACATCGAGTCGCTGCCGTTCCTCGAAGCGATCCGTCAGGTCAAGCAGATGGTGGGCGAGGAGAACGTCATGTTCGTCCACCTCACGCTGCTGCCGCACCTGGGCGCCGCCGACGAGCTCAAGACCAAGCCGACGCAGCACTCGGTGCGCGAGCTGCGCGCGATCGGGATCACGCCCGACGCGATCGTGTTGCGGACGGGCTCGTCGGCGCCGGTCGGGATGGACCTCAAGGAAAAGATCGCGCTGTTCTGCGACGTGCAGCCCGAGAGCGTGGTCCAGAACGGCGACGCCTCGACGATCTATCAGGTCCCGCTCAACCTCGAGGCCGAAGGCCTGGCTGACATCGCGATCCGCAAGCTACGCCTGCAGACCAAGCCCCCGGAGCTCGAGTCGTGGAGCGCGATCGTCGAGCGCATCCAGAACCCGGCCAGCCGCGTGCGCGTCGCGCTGGTCGGCAAATACGTCGAGCTCAAGGACGCCTACATCTCGATCTCCGAGGCGATCGCGCACGCCGGCATCTATCACGACGCGGTGGTCGACGTCGTGCGGGTCGATTCCGAGCGGATCGAGTCCGAAGGTCTGGGCGCGCTCGACGACGTCGACGGCGTGCTGGTCGCGCCGGGCTTCGGTGCGCGCGGCGTCAAGGGCAAGCTGCTGGCGATCCAGCGCGTGCGCGAGCAGAAGATCCCGTTCTTGGGGATCTGCTTCGGGATGCAGCTGGCATGCGTCGAGTTCGCGCGCAACGTCTGCGGTTTGTCGGAAGCGATGACGACCGAGGTCGAGGAGACGACGCCCGATCCGGTCATCGACTTCATCCCCGAGCAGCGCAACCTCGATCTCAAGGGCGGCACGATGCGGCTGGGCGCCTACGCCTGCGAGCTCGAGCCGGGTTCGCTGGCGGCGCAGGCCTACGACGCGACGCAGATCAGCGAGCGCCACCGCCACCGGTACGAGTTCAACAACAAGTACAAGGCGCTCTTCGAGGAGCACGGGATGACGTTCAGCGGACACCATCCGCTCGGGCGGACCTCGCTGGTCGAGCTGGTCGAGCTGCCGCCGAACGTGCACCCGTGGTTCGTGGGCACCCAAGCGCATCCCGAGTACAAGAGCCGGCCCAACCGCCCCTCGCCGCTGTACCGCGAGTGGATCGGCGCCGCGCTCGTCCACGCGAGGGAGCGCGCGAGCGCGAACGGCGCGCTCGTGCGCCGCTGAACCCCGCCGACCTGACCGTCGTTCTGCTCACGCAGGACGAGGCGGCGCGGCTGCCGGGAACCCTGGACGCGTTGCCCGCGGGCGTGCGCGTCTTCGTGCTCGACGCGGGCTCGTCGGACCAGACGGTGCAGTTGGCCGGCGCGTGCGGCGCGTACGTCGAGCGGCGGCCGTGGTCGGGCTTCGTCGAGGCGCGCCGGTACGCGCTGGGCCGCGTCATGACGCCCTGGACGCTGATGCTCGACGCCGATGAGCGGCTCGACGCGACGCTGCGCGACGCGATCCTGGCCGCCGACGGTACGCACGTGGCCGGCTATCGGCTGCAACGGGTGACGCTGCTGTGCGGCGCGCCGATCCGCGCCGCGGGCTGGTCGAACGAACGGCTGGTGCGCCTGTTTCGCACCGACCGCGCGCGGCTGGTGCCGCACGAGAGCGGCGGCGACGTGCACGAGCGCTGGGTCGTCGACGGTTCGATCGGGGACCTGCCCGGCACGATCGTGCACGACTCGTACCCGACGCTCGACTCGTATCGCGCGAAGTTCGACCGCTACACCAGCCTCGAAGCCGGCGCGCTGACGCCCTCGCGCGGGGCGTACCTGCGCGCGCTGGTGACGTTCCCGCTGCGGTTCCTGTGGCTGCTCCTGCGCGAGGGGGGCTGGCGCGACGGCTGGCGGGGGGCATTCGTCGCTTGGCAGAGCGCGCGCTATCGCGTCGTCGTGCGCGCCAAGGCGCTGCGTCGCGCGGCGTGACCGCGCGCGCGGACGTCGCACTCGATACCCGGGAGACCTCGCATCTCTCGGTCGGCGTGCTCGCCTACGTGCGTGCGCTGCGCGGGCTGCTGCCGCGCGTCGCGCCCGACCTGCGCACCGCGTTCGTGGGGCGCGGCGACAACTTCGACCTGGCCGAGCAAGTCGGGCTCCCGCTCGCGCTGGCACGGCTGCGGCCGCGGCTGGCCCACTTTCCCGCGCCGTTCGTTCCGCGTTGGATTCCGGTGCCGTACCTGGTCACCGTCCACGACGTGATCGACCTCGAGTTCCCGCAGTACGGCAAGAAGAAAGTCGGCCCGTACTGGCGGCACCTGGTCGCGCCGGTGCTGCGCGGCGCGCGCGCCGTCATCGTCGACGACGAGCGGACCGTCGGCCCGCTGGTGCGCTACACCGGCGTCGACGCGGCGCGCGTGCGCGTCATCCCGCTCGGCGTCGACGAGCCCGAGCCGCTGCCGGGACCGGCGCTGCGCGCGCGGCGGTACGTGTTCTACGCCGGCAATCAGCGCCCGCACAAGGACTTGCCGACGCTGGTGCGCGCGTGGAGCGCGCTGCCGCCCGCGTTCGCGGTCGACCTCGTCGTCACCGGTCCCGAGAACGCGGCCCTGCGGGCGCTCGCGCACGGACCCGGCGAGCTGGTGTTCGCCGGCGAGCTCGACGCCGGCGCATTGTGGGCACACCATCGCGGCGCGGCCGCCTACGTGCACCCGGCGCTGCGTGAGGGCTTCGGGTTGCCGCTGCTCGAGGCGTTGCGGGTCGGTACGCCGGTGATCGCCGCCGACGCCGCGGTCCCGCGGGTGCTGGCCGGTGAGGTCGCGACGTTCCCGGCCGGCGACGTCGACGCGTTGACGGCCCTGCTGCGGCGCACCCTCGCCTCGTCGGCGGCACGGGCGCAGGCGTCCGCGGCGCGCGCGCGCACCGCGCACCTGACCTGGACGCGCACGGTCGAAGCGACGGCCGCCCTGTATCGCGAGCTGCTGCGATGATCCGCGTCGCGGTCGCGACGCGCGCGACGCCACGCACGTCGGCCGGGATGCGCGCGTACGCGCGCGCGCTCCTCGAACGCATCCCCGCCGTCGCGCCCGACGTCACGCTGGTCCCGGTCGGCGCACCGCCGGCCGCGCTGCCGTTCGCCTTGCGCGCCGCGCACGCGCGGCTGGCGCACCTGCCGTATTTGGAAGCGGCGCCGTTCCTCCCGCGGCCGTACGTCGCGATGGTCCACGATCTCTTGCACCTGCGCTTTCCGGCGCTCTTCTCGGCGGCGACCGCGCTGTATTGGCGCACCGTCGCCATTCCGATGTATCGCGGCGCCGCACGCCTGTTGGTGAGCGACCCGCGCGTCGCCGACGACTGCGTCCGGCTGCTGGGCGTCGCGCGCGAGCGCATTCGCGTCGTCCCGCTCGGCTACGACCCGGCCATCCTCGCCGCGCCCCCGTGGCCGGCGGCCCGGCCGTATCTCTTCTACGCCGGCAACCACCGGCCGCACAAGGATCTGGCGACGCTCTACGCCGCCTGGGCGGCGCTGCCCGACGACGTCGCGCTCGATCTCGTGCTGACCGGGCCGGACGAGCCCACCGTGCGCGCACGCTTCCATCGCGCGCGGGGAGGGATCGCGTTCGTCGGCGATCTCGACGAGGGGACGCTGGCACAGCGCTACCGCGGCGCGCTGGCCTACGTGCAGCCCTCGCTCGGCGAAGGCTTCGGGATCCCGATGCTCGAGGCGGCGGTGCTCGGCACGCCGGTCGTCGCGTCGACGGCCGCCGTCCCCGCCCCGGTCGCGCCCTACGCGCAGCGGTTCGCCGCGGGCGACGTCGCCGCGCTGACGGCCCGACTGACCGCGCTCGCGCGCGATCCCGAGGCTGCGCGCGCGCGTGCCGCCGCCGGCGCACAGGTCTTGCGAGCGTTCACCTGGGATCGATTCGCATGCGAGACGGCAGCCGTGTATCGGGAGTTCGCGTGACGGTGACGACGATCCGAGCGTTCGCGTTGGCCGCGCTGGTGGCGCTCGGCCTGGCCGCGAGTCCCCCGCTCTCGCCGACGGACCGCGCCGCGGCCTACTTCACCGCCGCCGCGAAGGACCCGGACCCGACGCGCTTCGAGACGTTCATCGCCCAGATGCCCAAGGGCGGCGACCTGCACCACCATCTGACCGGCGCCGTGTATGCCGAAAGCTACATCCGCTACGCGGTCCACGACGGCGACTGCTTCGATGCCGGCTACGCGATCGTCGCGCCGCCGTGCGATCCGGCCACGGGCCTCTCGCCCGCCTCGCGCGCGCTGACCGACTACGACTTTCGCATCCGCGTCATCGACGCGCTCTCGGTGCGCAACTACGTGCCCAGTCCGAGCGACCCGAGCATCCTAGGCCATTTCTTCGATACGTTCTACAAATTCGACCGCGTGACGAACGGCCACTGGGGTGAGATGCTGGCCGAGGTGGTGCATCGCGCCGCGATCCAGCACGTCATCTACCTCGAGACGATGCTCACGCCCGATCAGGGCGAGGCCGACGCGCTGGGCCGCAGCGTCGCGTGGACCGACGACCTGCCGACCATGCGCGCGCGGCTCGACGCGGCCGGGATGGCGCACGTCGTCGCCGACGCGCGGCGCCACCTCGACGACGCCGAACGAACGATGCGCGCGGTGCTGCGCTGCGGCACCGCGCATCCCGATCCGGGCTGCGGCGTGACCCTGCGCTACCAGAACCAGGTCCTGCGGGCGATGCCGCGGCGCGACGTGTTCGCGCAGATGCTGGCGGGGTTCGAGCTCGCCGCCGTCGACCCGCGCGTCGTCGCGCTCAACCCGGTGCAGTCGCAGGACGACGCGCGCGCGATGAGCGACTTCGAACCACAGCTGCGGATGTTCGCGTACCTGCACGCGCTCTATCCGCAGGTGCACCTCTCGATGCACGCCGGCGAGCTCGTCCCGGGGCTGGTGCCGCCGGAGTCGATGCTCGATCCCTCGCACATCCGCGACTCGATCGAGATCGGTCATGCCGAGCGGATCGGTCACGGGCTGGACGTGCTGCACGAACGCAATCCGCGCCGGCTGCTCGCCGAGATGGCGCGCCGGCACATCCTGGTCGAGGATCCGCTCTACAGCCACGAGCTGGTCAAGCCCGGCCGGCCGGGCTCGGACGTGATCCTCATCTACCTGCACGCGCACGTTCCGGTCGCGCTCGCGACCGACGACGAAGGCGTGATCCGCTCCGATCTCACCCAGAGCTTCGAGCGGGCCGTCAAGGGCTACGGACTCGACTACCGCACGCTCAAGACGCTCGTGCGCGACAGCCTCGAACACGCCTTCGTCCCCGGCACGGATCTGTGGGCGGCGCCGGAGCGGTTCACCGCGATGAACCCCGCGTGCGCGGGCACGCCGCTGCTCGACGTCCCGCCGGCGCCCCGTTGCCGCGCGCTGCTGGCTTCGAGCGAGAAAGCGCGGCTCGAGTGGCGCGAAGAAGTCGCCTTCGCGCGCTTCGAGCGGCGGTTCTGACCCAGGGACGGCGCCGCGGGTCGCGCGAACACCGGGCCATGCGCGTTTGCACGGTTCCGGTCGCCGGCCTGCTCGCCGCCGTCTTGGCAAGCGGGCCGGTTGCCGCCTTCGCCGCGCCCGCGCCGCCGCCGAAGAACGAAGAAGTCCCCGTTCGCGTGATCGCGATCGCGGTCAACGGTGAGGATCTCTCGACCGATCCCGCCCCGCGCATCGTCAACGGCCGGCTGCTCGTTCCGGTGGTGCGCATCTACGGCGCGCTCGGCATCACCGTCTCGCGCGACGGACGCACGCTGATCGCCTCGGCACCGGGAAAGCGCATCACGCTGCGCAGCGGATCGCGCGTCGCGAGCATCGACGCGCAGACGATCACGATGGATTCGCCGGCACTCGAGATCGACGGCACGACCTACGTCCCGCTGCGGTTCGTCGCCGACTCGCTGGGCGCGCAGGTGTCCTACGATCCCAAAGCCGAGCGGGTCGAGGTCGTCTCGTCGATCGTCGGCCGCACGCCGGGACTCGAGCAGCACGTCGCGGGCGGTTCGACGCAGGTGGTCGGTACCGTCAGCGCCGTCGACTTGAACTCCGCGCCGGAGTCGATCACGCTCACGCGCGGCCCGAGCGAACGCACGATCGCGGTCACCTCCGACGCGCAGATCGCGATCCAGGACGTCTCGGCGCGCACCGCGATGCCGGGCACGCTGGCCGACGTGCACGTCGGCGACGCCGCCAGCGTCATCGTGCGCAAGGACGGCCGCGTCGCGCAAGTCGTGGTGCGGTACGCCTCGCGGCAGGGCGTGATCGCCGCCGTCTCGCCCAGCGCGTTCGTGCTGCAGAGCGGGTACGTCGTCACCCCCGATACCTCGACGGTGATCACCCTCAACGGGCAGCCGGCGACGCTGGCGGCGCTCAAGGTCGGCGACAGCGTGACGGTCCGGTTGAACCCCGACACGCAGGAGAAGCGCGAGATCTTGGTCGCGCGCGCGATCCCCTCGACGCCGGGGCCGGCCGGAGCCGCGCAGATCGCCTCGTTCGACGTCGACGCCCCCGGGCCGCTGCGCGCCGGCGAGAGCTTCGGCGTGACGATGCACGGCACGCCCGGCGGCAGGGCGACGTTCGACGTCGGCTCGTACTTGACCGGGATCGCGCTCCCCGAGACCTCGCCCGGGCTCTACACGACGACGTACACGCTGCCGCCCGGTGCGAACTTCGGTCGTACCTCGGTGTACGGCCATCTGACGGTCGACGGGGTGGCGGCGCCGCGCGCCGAGGCGGCGACGCTGGTGTCGGTGACGGGGACGCCGCCGCAGATCATCGACATCGCGCCGACGTTCGGCCAAACGGTCAACAACGACCATCCATCGATCTACGCGACGTACCGTTCGCCGACGGACGTCGGCATCAACCCGTCGAGCGCGCGCATCGAGATCAACGGCCTCGACGTGACGCCCTCGTCGACCCGTACCGACCAGTTCATCATCTACAGCCCGAGCGTCGCACTCAACGGGACCGTCAACGTGAAGGTCTCCGTCGCCGACAATGCCGGCAACGTCAGCAGCCGCACCTGGACCTTCACCGTCCACACCAACACCAAGTAGCACCGAGGACCATGCCGACCGCCGAGAACTGCCTGTTCTGCAAGATCGTGCGCAAAGAGATCCCGGCGCGCGAGGAGTACCGCGACGAGCACGTCGTCGCGTTCCACGACGTGAACCCGCAAGCGCCGGTTCACGTCCTAGTGGTCCCGACCGACCACGCCGAGCACCTGAGCGCCTTCACCGGAGCGGCGGCTGACGGCACGGCCGCTCGTTTGCTCTACACCGCCTCCGAGATCGGCCGGCGGCTCGGCCCCGGCGGTTACCGGGTCGTGATCAACGAGGGGCCGGACGCGGGACAGTCGGTCTTTCACCTGCACGCGCACGTCCTGGCGGGGCGCCCACTGGGGTGGCCGCCCGGCTGAAGCGGTGGACGCCGGACCGCCCGCCGTGGTATTCTTCGTCGTCGGGCCCGCTAGACGGGCCACGAACCGGCATGTGCCGGGCGGAAGGAGGTGTTCACGTAGTATGGAGATTCGAGTCGCACCGGGCGAGACGATCGAGAGCGCTCTGCGTCGCTTCAAGAAGGCGACCCAGAAGGCCGGCGTCCTTGCCGAGGCGCGGAAGCACGAGCACTACGAGAAGCCGAGCGTCCGCCGCAAGAAGAAGAGTGCCGCCGCGCGCAAGCGCCGCAGCTGAGTGGCTTCGGCCTTGGGCCGAAGCTCACGCGTTCGGGCTTCGCCCGATCCGCAGCGCCGGCGAGAGTTCGCGGGCACGATAGCGAAGAGCGGGTCATGCAGGCCCGCTCTTCTGTTTTGCGTGACCGGTTCGAAGCCGACGGCTTCCTGGTCATCCCGAACTTCAAGTCGCCCGGCGAGGTCGCGGCGCTGCGCGCGCGGGCCGAGGAGATCGTCGAAGGCTTCGACGCGGCCGGGACGCGCGCGATCTTCACCACGCGCGACGAGAGCAAGACCAAACAGGACGAGTACTTCCTGACCTCGGGGACGACCGTGCGCTGCTTCTTCGAAGAAGAAGCGTTCGGCGCGGACGGCGAGCTGCGCCAGCCCAAGTCGCTCTCGATCAACAAGATCGGGCACGCGATGCACGACCTCGATCCGGTCTTCGCGGCGTTCTCGCACGGGCCGCGGCTCGACGCGCTGGTGCGCGAGCTGGGCGTCACGCAGCCGCAGGTCTATCAGTCGATGTACATCTTCAAGCAGCCGCACATCGGCGGCGAAGTGCGCTGGCACCAAGACGCGACGTACTTCGCCAGCGAGCCGATCACGGTGACGACGCTGTGGTTCGCGCTGGAACGCGCCGATCGCGGCAACGGCTGCTTGTGGGTCCAGCGCGGCGGCCACCACACCCCGCTGCGCGAGCAGTTCGTCGTCGACGCGAACGGCAGCCGGATGCTGCAGCTCGACCAGACGCCGTGGCCCACGCAGGACGAGGCCGAGCCGGTCGAGGTCGAGGCGGGGACGCTGGTCGTCTTCCACGGCCTGTTGCCGCACTACAGCGCGCCCAACCGCTCGTCGGTCTCGCGCCACGCCTACACCCTGCACGTCGTCGACGGCGCAGCGCGGTATTCGTCACAGAATTGGATTCAGCGGAACGCGGCGTTTCCGGTGCGGGGACTCCTTTCGACGAATTGACCGCCGGTGGCACGGGACACGCGTTGACCCCGTAGCAGGCATTCGGTACGTTTCCGCACCATTATCGATTTCTTAACATAGGCGTCGAGGGTCCACCTCGGTGTCGGGCTCGCTATTTCCGGGAGAATCTTCGTGCTACACCGCTGCCTCGCTTTTGTCGCGGCGTGCGCCATTGCCGTCGGTCTGGTAACGCAGACGGCGCTCGCGCAGCCCACGACCGCGACGCTCACCGGGACCGTCCGCTCCTCGGGCGGGGACCCGATTCCGGGCGTCACGGTCCGCCTGAGCGGCCCGGCGACCGCGTCGACGGAAACCGACGCGACGGGTTCGTTCTCGCTAACGGTTCCGCCGGGACTCTACCGGATCGACGTCAGCAAGCCGGGCTATGTCCCCTCGTCGACCGACAGTCTGCCGCTCGCGCCGGGCCCGAACGCCGCGCTCACGGTGAGCCTGGGTCAGGTATCACTGCAATCGCTGCGCACCATCGGGTCGACCTCGACCATCAGTCGCGGCAGCGGGATCGCGCTCAACACGACGGCGGCGCAGCAAGAGTTCGTCTCGGCGCAGCAGTTCGAGAATCTGGGCAACCCGCAGATCAACGACGCGCTGCAGCAATCGCCCGACGTGACGATTCAGCACATGGGCAGCCAGCCCGACACGACGATCATCGTCGGCGGCGTGCAGCCCTACGAGACGCAGGTGCTGATCGACGGCCACCCGCTGGCGCTCGGTCAGTACGGCGTGTTCGGCAGCCAATATTTCCCGTCGTGGCTCCTCGGCGGCGTCGAAGTGCAGTCCGGTCCCGGCAACACCACCCCCTTCGCGAACCTCGCGGTGGGCGGCACGGCGAACTTGCTGACGACCGGCTTCACGCAGAAGACGACGGCCTCGCTCGAACAAGGCATCGACAACTACGGCGCGCTGTTCACGCACCTGCTCGCCAGCGGTTCGTTCGACAAGCTGCAATACGTCGTCGGCGTCGGCGTCGACGGATACAACGGGCCGTACTTCCACACCCAGCAGTGCGACGTGACGCCCGCCAACGGGGGCGCCGGCGACAACATGTCCGGCAACACCGGCACCATCCAGTTCTGCGGCGACGCCAGCGGCTCGTTCTACCAGAAGGGCGAGTTGCTCAAGCTCAAATACAACTTCTCGCCGGCGACCTC includes:
- a CDS encoding CTP synthase, whose amino-acid sequence is LDLGHYERFIDEALTRDNNVTTGQIYKSVIEKERRGDYLGATVQVIPHITNEIKAHVTRVAERSGAEVCIVEVGGTVGDIESLPFLEAIRQVKQMVGEENVMFVHLTLLPHLGAADELKTKPTQHSVRELRAIGITPDAIVLRTGSSAPVGMDLKEKIALFCDVQPESVVQNGDASTIYQVPLNLEAEGLADIAIRKLRLQTKPPELESWSAIVERIQNPASRVRVALVGKYVELKDAYISISEAIAHAGIYHDAVVDVVRVDSERIESEGLGALDDVDGVLVAPGFGARGVKGKLLAIQRVREQKIPFLGICFGMQLACVEFARNVCGLSEAMTTEVEETTPDPVIDFIPEQRNLDLKGGTMRLGAYACELEPGSLAAQAYDATQISERHRHRYEFNNKYKALFEEHGMTFSGHHPLGRTSLVELVELPPNVHPWFVGTQAHPEYKSRPNRPSPLYREWIGAALVHARERASANGALVRR
- a CDS encoding glycosyltransferase family 2 protein; this translates as MDRRRARPREGARERERRARAPLNPADLTVVLLTQDEAARLPGTLDALPAGVRVFVLDAGSSDQTVQLAGACGAYVERRPWSGFVEARRYALGRVMTPWTLMLDADERLDATLRDAILAADGTHVAGYRLQRVTLLCGAPIRAAGWSNERLVRLFRTDRARLVPHESGGDVHERWVVDGSIGDLPGTIVHDSYPTLDSYRAKFDRYTSLEAGALTPSRGAYLRALVTFPLRFLWLLLREGGWRDGWRGAFVAWQSARYRVVVRAKALRRAA
- a CDS encoding glycosyltransferase, yielding MTARADVALDTRETSHLSVGVLAYVRALRGLLPRVAPDLRTAFVGRGDNFDLAEQVGLPLALARLRPRLAHFPAPFVPRWIPVPYLVTVHDVIDLEFPQYGKKKVGPYWRHLVAPVLRGARAVIVDDERTVGPLVRYTGVDAARVRVIPLGVDEPEPLPGPALRARRYVFYAGNQRPHKDLPTLVRAWSALPPAFAVDLVVTGPENAALRALAHGPGELVFAGELDAGALWAHHRGAAAYVHPALREGFGLPLLEALRVGTPVIAADAAVPRVLAGEVATFPAGDVDALTALLRRTLASSAARAQASAARARTAHLTWTRTVEATAALYRELLR
- a CDS encoding glycosyltransferase; its protein translation is MIRVAVATRATPRTSAGMRAYARALLERIPAVAPDVTLVPVGAPPAALPFALRAAHARLAHLPYLEAAPFLPRPYVAMVHDLLHLRFPALFSAATALYWRTVAIPMYRGAARLLVSDPRVADDCVRLLGVARERIRVVPLGYDPAILAAPPWPAARPYLFYAGNHRPHKDLATLYAAWAALPDDVALDLVLTGPDEPTVRARFHRARGGIAFVGDLDEGTLAQRYRGALAYVQPSLGEGFGIPMLEAAVLGTPVVASTAAVPAPVAPYAQRFAAGDVAALTARLTALARDPEAARARAAAGAQVLRAFTWDRFACETAAVYREFA
- a CDS encoding copper amine oxidase N-terminal domain-containing protein — its product is MRVCTVPVAGLLAAVLASGPVAAFAAPAPPPKNEEVPVRVIAIAVNGEDLSTDPAPRIVNGRLLVPVVRIYGALGITVSRDGRTLIASAPGKRITLRSGSRVASIDAQTITMDSPALEIDGTTYVPLRFVADSLGAQVSYDPKAERVEVVSSIVGRTPGLEQHVAGGSTQVVGTVSAVDLNSAPESITLTRGPSERTIAVTSDAQIAIQDVSARTAMPGTLADVHVGDAASVIVRKDGRVAQVVVRYASRQGVIAAVSPSAFVLQSGYVVTPDTSTVITLNGQPATLAALKVGDSVTVRLNPDTQEKREILVARAIPSTPGPAGAAQIASFDVDAPGPLRAGESFGVTMHGTPGGRATFDVGSYLTGIALPETSPGLYTTTYTLPPGANFGRTSVYGHLTVDGVAAPRAEAATLVSVTGTPPQIIDIAPTFGQTVNNDHPSIYATYRSPTDVGINPSSARIEINGLDVTPSSTRTDQFIIYSPSVALNGTVNVKVSVADNAGNVSSRTWTFTVHTNTK
- a CDS encoding histidine triad nucleotide-binding protein, producing MPTAENCLFCKIVRKEIPAREEYRDEHVVAFHDVNPQAPVHVLVVPTDHAEHLSAFTGAAADGTAARLLYTASEIGRRLGPGGYRVVINEGPDAGQSVFHLHAHVLAGRPLGWPPG
- the rpsU gene encoding 30S ribosomal protein S21 — its product is MEIRVAPGETIESALRRFKKATQKAGVLAEARKHEHYEKPSVRRKKKSAAARKRRS
- a CDS encoding phytanoyl-CoA dioxygenase family protein, which produces MQARSSVLRDRFEADGFLVIPNFKSPGEVAALRARAEEIVEGFDAAGTRAIFTTRDESKTKQDEYFLTSGTTVRCFFEEEAFGADGELRQPKSLSINKIGHAMHDLDPVFAAFSHGPRLDALVRELGVTQPQVYQSMYIFKQPHIGGEVRWHQDATYFASEPITVTTLWFALERADRGNGCLWVQRGGHHTPLREQFVVDANGSRMLQLDQTPWPTQDEAEPVEVEAGTLVVFHGLLPHYSAPNRSSVSRHAYTLHVVDGAARYSSQNWIQRNAAFPVRGLLSTN